The following proteins come from a genomic window of Gemmatimonadota bacterium:
- a CDS encoding efflux RND transporter permease subunit: MIRHIVRRPVAVTMAYVAVAFLGVAAWRNVPVELLPDADLPRLSVRAEWPGSSPETTEAFLTSPLEAAVQQVRGVEKVTSVSSQEFGRGIASVDVEFARDTDMDFARLDLSERVAALENDLPPGAGRVEVSDWVPDEFSDQNQPVLAYTVTGPHTLEALREHVEEKIAPELRQVEGVSEVFAYGGRDRVLEVELDEARVRSLGLGVGEVRDRLLELEQVIEAGAVEAGGVVRNVAIRDRPESLQALLDAPVMTTADRTVRLRDIAKVRATFDEARGYYRIDGRPAVQFVVYRRLGANTVRLADDVKERVAALEAGLPPGASVILDDDQSRDIRAQLSDLRFRAFFAAGVIFLVLLAFLGSVASAVIVFATIAFSILLAVNLIYFGGLTLNVLTLMGLAMGFGLIVDNAIVVLENIFRHVSRGQAGGRLQAAEAGASEVILPILAATATTLVVLIPFVYLQGELRVYYVPLATVVGFGLLASLFVAFTFIPAMAGRVRLEGGARAARGRERPPRYLRLYRGLVGITLRFPIVTVAIAGLMLGGSAFLFQRYVSRGVVWGGLSQQETFVDVQIRMPRGEELARADDLVRHFEARVAGLGDIDRYVSRVRPGWGWIRITFPEDVERTDYPLAVQDELTAYSYLFGGTNVRVFGRGPAFYGGGSSPPNYSIKVLGYNYVTVREIAVDLGRRLERFSRIREVDTNASGQFFQRDRATEAVLALDRVALARHGLTARDVVEEVNAAVRTSERGRPVRIEGDEMQVSVKLAGHETIDNVELLQLLIPAPAGGTVRLADVATLSERDVLARITRENQQYERRVAYEFRGPRKLGDEITRRVIEATAVPTGYTIESGNLWAWSLGERNQIYGVLLVSLLLVFGVTATLFESLRQPFVVLLTVPMALVGVFLVFFYTGASFTREAYVGVIMMGGIVVNNAILLVDHVNQKRRRDGLALRDAVLEGTLERVRPILMTSATTILGLLPLVLFSGAADANIWNALGYALVGGLAASTVFVLTVTPALYLLAERRAERRAGESVRPPRTGAVLPAAAGSFSGGGSI; encoded by the coding sequence GTGATCCGCCACATCGTGCGCCGGCCCGTGGCCGTCACCATGGCCTACGTGGCGGTGGCGTTCCTGGGCGTGGCGGCGTGGCGCAACGTCCCCGTGGAGCTGCTGCCGGACGCGGACCTGCCGCGCCTGAGCGTGCGCGCGGAATGGCCGGGGTCATCGCCCGAGACCACCGAGGCGTTTCTCACGTCGCCGCTGGAGGCCGCGGTCCAGCAGGTGCGCGGCGTGGAGAAGGTCACGTCGGTGTCCAGCCAGGAGTTCGGGAGAGGGATAGCGAGCGTGGACGTGGAGTTCGCGCGCGACACCGACATGGACTTCGCGCGCCTGGACCTGTCGGAGCGGGTCGCCGCGCTGGAGAACGACCTGCCGCCGGGCGCCGGGCGCGTGGAGGTCTCCGACTGGGTCCCCGACGAGTTCAGCGACCAGAACCAGCCGGTCCTGGCCTACACGGTCACGGGACCGCACACGCTGGAGGCGCTGCGCGAGCACGTCGAGGAGAAGATCGCGCCCGAGCTCAGGCAGGTCGAAGGGGTGTCGGAGGTATTCGCCTACGGCGGCCGCGACCGCGTGCTCGAGGTCGAGCTGGACGAAGCTCGAGTCCGCTCGCTGGGACTGGGGGTGGGCGAGGTGCGCGACCGGCTGCTCGAGCTGGAGCAGGTCATCGAGGCCGGCGCCGTGGAGGCCGGCGGCGTGGTGCGCAACGTGGCCATCCGCGACCGACCGGAGTCGCTGCAAGCGCTGCTGGACGCGCCCGTCATGACGACTGCGGACCGCACCGTCCGCCTGCGTGACATCGCCAAGGTGCGCGCCACCTTCGACGAGGCGCGCGGCTACTACCGCATCGACGGCAGGCCCGCGGTCCAGTTCGTTGTCTACCGGCGGTTGGGCGCCAACACGGTGCGGCTCGCCGACGACGTGAAGGAGCGGGTGGCCGCGCTGGAGGCCGGCTTGCCCCCGGGGGCGAGCGTGATCCTGGACGACGACCAGAGCCGGGACATCCGGGCGCAGCTCTCCGACTTGCGCTTCCGCGCGTTCTTCGCCGCCGGCGTGATCTTCCTGGTGCTGCTGGCGTTCCTGGGGTCGGTCGCGTCGGCCGTCATCGTCTTCGCCACCATCGCCTTCAGCATCCTGCTCGCCGTCAACCTGATCTACTTCGGCGGGCTCACGCTCAACGTGCTGACGCTGATGGGCCTGGCGATGGGCTTCGGGCTGATCGTCGACAACGCGATCGTCGTGCTGGAGAACATCTTCCGGCACGTAAGCCGAGGCCAGGCGGGCGGGCGCCTCCAGGCTGCGGAGGCGGGCGCCTCCGAGGTGATCCTGCCCATTCTGGCGGCGACGGCCACCACGCTGGTCGTGCTGATCCCGTTCGTGTACCTCCAGGGTGAGCTGCGGGTGTACTACGTGCCGCTCGCGACCGTGGTGGGCTTCGGATTGCTCGCCAGCTTGTTCGTCGCGTTCACGTTCATCCCCGCGATGGCCGGGCGCGTGCGGCTGGAGGGCGGCGCCCGCGCGGCGCGCGGCAGGGAGCGGCCCCCGAGGTACCTTCGCCTGTACCGCGGCCTGGTCGGCATCACGCTCAGATTTCCGATCGTGACCGTAGCCATAGCTGGGTTGATGCTAGGCGGTTCCGCGTTCTTGTTTCAGCGATACGTGAGTCGAGGCGTGGTCTGGGGCGGGCTGAGCCAGCAGGAGACGTTCGTCGACGTGCAGATCCGCATGCCGCGCGGCGAGGAGCTGGCGCGCGCGGACGACCTGGTCAGGCACTTCGAGGCGCGCGTCGCCGGGCTGGGAGACATCGACCGCTACGTGAGCCGGGTGCGCCCCGGCTGGGGCTGGATCCGGATCACGTTCCCCGAGGACGTCGAGCGTACCGACTATCCTCTCGCGGTCCAGGACGAGCTCACCGCCTACTCGTACCTGTTCGGCGGCACCAACGTGCGCGTTTTCGGCCGCGGGCCGGCCTTCTACGGAGGGGGCAGCTCGCCGCCCAACTACTCGATCAAGGTCCTGGGCTACAACTACGTCACGGTGCGGGAGATCGCCGTGGACCTGGGGCGCAGGCTGGAGCGCTTCAGCCGCATACGCGAGGTGGACACCAACGCCAGCGGTCAGTTCTTCCAGCGGGATAGGGCGACCGAGGCCGTGCTGGCGCTGGACCGCGTGGCGCTGGCCCGACACGGCCTCACGGCGCGCGACGTCGTGGAGGAAGTGAACGCCGCGGTGCGCACCAGCGAGCGCGGCCGCCCTGTGCGCATCGAGGGCGACGAAATGCAGGTATCGGTCAAGCTCGCGGGGCACGAGACCATCGACAACGTGGAGCTGCTTCAGCTCCTGATCCCGGCGCCCGCGGGCGGCACCGTGCGCTTGGCCGACGTCGCTACGCTGTCCGAGCGCGACGTGCTGGCGCGCATTACGCGCGAGAATCAGCAGTACGAGCGACGCGTCGCCTACGAGTTCCGGGGGCCCCGCAAGCTGGGCGACGAGATCACGCGGCGGGTCATCGAGGCCACCGCGGTCCCCACCGGTTACACGATCGAGTCGGGCAATCTGTGGGCATGGTCCCTGGGCGAACGGAACCAGATCTACGGCGTGCTGCTGGTGTCCCTCCTGCTGGTGTTCGGCGTCACCGCGACCTTGTTCGAGTCGCTCAGGCAGCCGTTCGTGGTGTTGTTGACCGTGCCGATGGCGCTGGTGGGAGTCTTCCTGGTGTTCTTCTACACGGGCGCGAGCTTCACGCGCGAGGCGTACGTCGGCGTGATCATGATGGGCGGCATCGTGGTCAACAACGCCATCCTGCTCGTGGACCACGTGAACCAGAAGCGCCGCCGCGACGGCCTGGCGCTGCGGGACGCGGTGCTGGAGGGGACGCTCGAGCGGGTCCGGCCCATCCTGATGACCAGCGCCACGACGATCCTGGGCCTGCTGCCGCTGGTGTTGTTCAGCGGCGCCGCGGACGCGAACATCTGGAACGCGCTGGGCTACGCGCTCGTCGGCGGCCTGGCCGCCAGTACCGTGTTCGTGCTCACCGTGACGCCCGCGCTCTACCTGCTGGCCGAGCGACGCGCGGAGCGCAGGGCAGGGGAATCGGTGCGTCCGCCGCGCACCGGCGCTGTCCTGCCCGCGGCCGCCGGATCGTTCTCGGGAGGAGGGAGCATCTAG
- a CDS encoding aspartate carbamoyltransferase catalytic subunit produces MPTFLGKDLIGLEHLSAEQILAILDTAETFKEISERPIKKVPVLRGKTIVNLFFEPSTRTRISFEFAEKRLSADTVNVAATGSSVAKGETLVDTARNLEAMRIDMVVIRHSASGAARFLAERIPSNVVNAGDGRHEHPTQALLDLLTIRDHRGRIDGLKVCIVGDVLHSRVARSNIWGLLRLGAEVAVCGPATLMPAAVETLGVRFFRRIEEAIEWADVLNVLRLQLERMQAGYVPSLREYNRFFGVSNDRLAAASDDILVLHPGPMNRGVEIDSDVADGPHSVILDQVTNGVAVRMAVLYLLAGGAPEAAEAAKGGGR; encoded by the coding sequence CTGCCGACCTTTCTGGGCAAGGACCTGATCGGCCTGGAGCACCTTTCCGCCGAACAGATCCTGGCGATTCTCGACACCGCGGAGACCTTCAAGGAGATCAGCGAGCGGCCCATCAAGAAAGTCCCCGTGCTGCGCGGAAAGACCATCGTCAACCTGTTCTTCGAGCCCTCCACGCGCACGCGCATTTCCTTCGAGTTCGCGGAGAAACGGCTCTCGGCGGACACGGTCAACGTGGCCGCGACGGGGTCCAGCGTAGCCAAGGGGGAGACCCTGGTGGACACCGCGCGCAACCTCGAGGCGATGCGCATAGACATGGTCGTGATCCGCCACTCGGCGTCTGGCGCGGCGCGTTTCCTGGCGGAGCGCATCCCGTCCAACGTGGTCAACGCCGGGGACGGACGTCACGAGCACCCCACGCAGGCGCTGCTGGACCTGCTCACGATCCGGGATCACCGCGGCAGGATCGACGGACTGAAGGTGTGCATCGTGGGTGACGTCCTGCACTCCAGGGTGGCGCGCTCCAACATCTGGGGCTTGCTCAGGCTGGGAGCCGAGGTGGCGGTATGCGGCCCGGCCACGCTGATGCCCGCGGCGGTCGAAACGCTGGGCGTGAGGTTCTTTCGGCGCATCGAGGAAGCCATCGAGTGGGCCGACGTGCTCAACGTGCTGCGGCTCCAGTTGGAGCGCATGCAGGCCGGCTACGTGCCGAGCCTGCGCGAGTACAACCGCTTCTTCGGCGTCAGCAACGACCGCCTGGCGGCGGCGTCCGACGACATCCTGGTGTTGCACCCGGGACCCATGAACCGCGGCGTGGAGATCGACAGCGACGTGGCCGACGGGCCGCACTCGGTGATCCTCGACCAGGTGACCAACGGCGTGGCCGTGCGCATGGCGGTCCTCTACCTGCTTGCCGGCGGCGCTCCGGAGGCGGCCGAGGCCGCCAAGGGCGGGGGACGATGA
- the pyrR gene encoding bifunctional pyr operon transcriptional regulator/uracil phosphoribosyltransferase PyrR: MSPGTPRELMDERAVERALARMARELVERNGGVRDMVLVGVHRRGVPLSERLADEIERAEGARPPVGSLDITLYRDDLMAIGPRPVVGESRLPEGGIDGRAVVIVDDVFYTGRTVRAALDELADFGRPSRITLCVLVDRGGRELPIQPDVVGLTVQARAEQRVEVLIPPLDERLAVVMADRPGDES, encoded by the coding sequence ATGAGCCCGGGTACGCCCAGGGAACTGATGGACGAGCGTGCCGTAGAGCGCGCGCTCGCGCGCATGGCGCGCGAATTGGTGGAGCGCAACGGCGGCGTACGGGACATGGTACTGGTCGGCGTCCACCGGCGCGGCGTGCCGCTGTCGGAGCGCCTGGCGGACGAGATCGAGCGCGCCGAGGGCGCACGTCCGCCGGTGGGGTCGCTGGACATCACTCTGTACCGTGACGACCTGATGGCGATCGGCCCCAGGCCAGTGGTCGGCGAGAGCCGGCTGCCGGAGGGGGGCATCGACGGCCGCGCCGTGGTGATAGTGGACGACGTCTTCTACACCGGCAGGACCGTGCGGGCCGCGTTGGACGAGCTCGCCGACTTCGGCCGCCCCTCCCGCATCACCCTGTGCGTGCTGGTGGACCGCGGCGGCCGCGAGCTACCGATCCAGCCGGACGTCGTCGGCCTGACCGTTCAGGCGCGCGCCGAGCAGCGGGTCGAGGTGCTCATCCCACCTCTGGACGAGCGACTGGCCGTGGTCATGGCTGACCGGCCGGGGGACGAATCGTGA
- a CDS encoding D-glycerate dehydrogenase: MSEHRVLVAGQLAEFLAETEIPDDVQVSLLAEEDPVPRDDAVGLLPLLTRRVGADEMDLLPQLRVIANYGVGHDNVDLTAARARGIGVSNTPGALTMATAELTWALILAVARRIAEGERLARSGAWDGWHPTQLLGMGLDGRVLGIVGAGRIGTEVGKRAAAFGMGVVYTSRSHNRSLERQVGARRVPLDELLVAADVVSLHVALTPETTHLMDEAALDLMKPGAILVNTARGPVVDEEALTDALESGRLRAAGLDVYEAEPHISGRLRALPNAVLLPHLGSATDRARRGMWELAWDNLLRGVRFGKLRNPVTTRRPEGPERGEGAS; this comes from the coding sequence GTGAGCGAGCACCGGGTGCTCGTGGCCGGCCAACTCGCGGAATTCCTGGCGGAGACCGAGATCCCAGACGACGTCCAGGTCTCCCTCCTCGCCGAAGAGGATCCCGTGCCGCGCGACGACGCGGTGGGCCTGCTTCCGCTCCTGACCCGCCGGGTGGGCGCCGACGAAATGGATCTGCTGCCGCAGCTCCGCGTCATCGCCAACTACGGTGTCGGCCACGACAACGTCGACCTCACCGCCGCCCGCGCCCGCGGCATCGGCGTGTCCAACACACCGGGCGCGCTCACCATGGCCACCGCCGAGCTGACGTGGGCGCTGATCCTGGCGGTGGCCCGGCGCATCGCCGAGGGCGAGCGACTCGCGCGCAGCGGCGCGTGGGACGGGTGGCACCCCACGCAGCTCCTGGGGATGGGGCTGGACGGCCGCGTCCTGGGTATCGTCGGCGCCGGCCGCATCGGCACCGAGGTGGGCAAGCGGGCTGCCGCGTTCGGCATGGGGGTGGTCTACACCAGCCGCTCGCACAACCGTTCATTGGAGCGTCAGGTCGGGGCCCGGCGGGTTCCCCTGGATGAGCTGCTCGTGGCCGCCGACGTGGTCTCGCTGCACGTGGCGCTGACGCCCGAAACGACCCACTTGATGGACGAAGCCGCGCTGGACCTGATGAAGCCCGGAGCGATCCTGGTGAACACCGCGCGCGGACCGGTGGTGGACGAGGAGGCGCTGACCGACGCGCTCGAGTCGGGGCGACTGAGGGCCGCCGGACTGGACGTGTACGAGGCGGAGCCCCACATCTCCGGGCGCCTGCGGGCGCTCCCCAACGCGGTGCTGCTCCCGCACCTGGGCAGCGCCACCGACCGCGCCCGCCGGGGCATGTGGGAGTTGGCCTGGGACAACCTCCTGCGCGGGGTGCGCTTCGGGAAGCTGCGCAACCCCGTTACGACGCGCCGGCCGGAGGGTCCGGAGCGAGGCGAAGGCGCTTCCTAG
- the lexA gene encoding transcriptional repressor LexA — protein MEPLTALERDIYRYLVEYVREHTYQPSVREIGRRFEIGSTKTVAAHLCALAGKGWVERDPSRSRGIRLVGSSVFPDCIEVQSFRGVATEGEPFCEDLCDGSYHLDRSLAGCDEAFLFPMADDSMSEDGILDGDTLVVAPATERDVSAGELILARIDGDSVVRRVPEDPRGGSAGNGSTPSWLSPEHRPARILGRVVGVYRQYAGRAR, from the coding sequence ATGGAGCCTCTCACGGCCCTCGAGCGGGACATCTACCGTTACCTGGTGGAGTACGTCCGGGAGCACACCTACCAGCCGTCCGTGCGCGAGATCGGGCGCCGTTTCGAGATCGGGAGCACCAAGACGGTCGCGGCGCATCTGTGCGCTCTCGCGGGGAAGGGTTGGGTCGAACGCGACCCGTCCCGGTCGCGCGGAATTCGACTCGTGGGCAGCAGCGTCTTTCCCGACTGCATCGAGGTGCAATCGTTCCGCGGCGTGGCCACCGAGGGCGAACCGTTCTGCGAGGATCTGTGCGACGGCAGCTATCACCTCGATCGCTCGCTCGCGGGCTGCGACGAAGCCTTCCTGTTTCCGATGGCGGACGACAGCATGAGCGAGGATGGCATCCTGGACGGGGACACCCTCGTGGTCGCCCCGGCGACGGAGCGAGACGTCAGCGCGGGCGAGCTCATCCTTGCGCGCATCGACGGCGACAGCGTCGTGAGACGCGTCCCCGAGGACCCTCGCGGGGGGAGCGCGGGCAACGGCTCCACGCCGTCGTGGCTTTCCCCCGAACACCGGCCGGCGCGCATCCTGGGTCGCGTGGTGGGCGTCTATCGGCAGTACGCCGGCCGCGCCCGCTGA
- the gltX gene encoding glutamate--tRNA ligase gives MSSDLRVRFAPSPTGFLHVGGARTALFNWLHARRHGGVVLLRIEDTDRARSTDEMTGAILDGMTWLGLDWDEGPVYQADGLERHKGDVARLLEVGAAYRCFCTPERIEAERRAAAERKEAWRYDRLCLREVTPEESARRAEAGEPFVVRMGIPEGETTWEDAVHGPMRFANKDIEDFIVLRTDGTPIYNLAVVSDDAHMRVTHVIRGDDHLSNTPKQIQIYRALGWPEPVFAHVPMILGSDGKRLSKRHGATAVAEYRELGILPWAMVNFLALLGWSPGQDEEIFDVDELVARFDLADVQKRSAVFDTRKLEWLNGQHISRASAETLDGIVTPMLIDSGLVDANALDERRAWYLGLLDMLKVRARTFDDFVKQARPYFEEDVEYEEAATRKHWKRPAEVASNLAELRTRFAGVAEWGQERLEPALRGLAEEREMGAGKLIHPLRIALTGMAVSPGIFEVLGAMGRERTLRRIDAALPELERRAAEAIEA, from the coding sequence ATGAGCTCAGACCTTCGCGTCCGTTTCGCGCCCTCGCCGACGGGCTTTCTGCACGTCGGCGGCGCCCGCACGGCGCTCTTCAACTGGCTGCACGCGCGCAGGCACGGAGGCGTGGTCCTGCTGCGCATCGAGGACACCGATCGGGCGCGTTCCACCGACGAGATGACCGGCGCCATCCTGGACGGCATGACGTGGCTGGGGCTGGACTGGGACGAGGGGCCGGTGTACCAGGCGGACGGGCTGGAGCGACACAAGGGCGACGTCGCTCGGCTGCTGGAGGTGGGCGCCGCGTATCGGTGCTTCTGCACGCCGGAGCGCATCGAGGCGGAGCGGAGGGCGGCGGCCGAGCGCAAGGAAGCCTGGCGCTACGACCGGCTGTGCCTGCGCGAGGTCACGCCCGAAGAGTCCGCCCGACGGGCCGAGGCCGGCGAGCCGTTCGTCGTGCGCATGGGCATCCCGGAGGGCGAGACCACCTGGGAAGACGCGGTCCACGGTCCCATGCGCTTCGCCAACAAGGACATCGAGGATTTCATCGTCCTGCGTACTGACGGCACGCCGATCTACAACCTGGCCGTGGTGAGCGACGACGCGCACATGCGCGTCACCCACGTGATCCGCGGCGACGACCACCTCTCCAACACGCCCAAGCAGATCCAGATCTACCGGGCGCTCGGTTGGCCCGAGCCGGTCTTCGCGCACGTGCCCATGATCCTCGGGTCGGACGGCAAGCGGCTGTCCAAGCGGCACGGCGCGACGGCCGTCGCGGAGTATCGCGAGCTTGGCATCCTGCCGTGGGCGATGGTCAACTTCCTGGCGCTGCTCGGTTGGTCGCCGGGTCAGGACGAGGAGATCTTCGACGTCGACGAGCTCGTCGCCCGCTTCGACCTGGCCGACGTGCAGAAGCGCAGCGCGGTATTCGACACGCGCAAGCTCGAGTGGCTGAACGGTCAGCACATCAGCCGGGCATCGGCCGAGACCCTGGACGGCATCGTCACGCCGATGCTGATCGACAGCGGACTGGTCGACGCGAACGCGCTGGACGAGCGTCGAGCCTGGTACCTGGGTCTCCTGGACATGCTGAAGGTGCGCGCGCGCACCTTCGACGATTTCGTGAAGCAGGCGCGGCCCTACTTCGAGGAGGACGTCGAGTACGAGGAGGCCGCGACCAGGAAGCACTGGAAGCGGCCGGCCGAGGTCGCGAGCAACCTGGCCGAGTTGCGGACCAGGTTCGCCGGCGTCGCCGAGTGGGGCCAGGAACGCCTGGAGCCGGCGCTGCGAGGGCTCGCGGAGGAGCGCGAAATGGGCGCCGGGAAGCTGATCCACCCGCTCCGCATCGCGCTCACGGGCATGGCCGTCTCGCCGGGGATCTTCGAGGTTCTCGGCGCGATGGGACGGGAGCGCACGTTGCGCCGGATCGACGCCGCCTTGCCCGAGTTGGAACGCCGCGCTGCGGAGGCGATCGAGGCCTGA
- a CDS encoding Na+/H+ antiporter NhaC family protein, whose product MEIIEPGWLSILPPLAAIAAALVFREVVISLFAGVWLGALFLADWNPFAATLRTVDQFLLGALFDADHVAIVIFTLLLGGMVGVMSRSGGTLGIVEALRPYATSRRRGQFLTWLGGLVIFFDDYSNTLIVGNTFRPVTDRLSISREKLAYVVDSTAAPMAAIAVVSTWVGFEISLIGEALGAAATQATDVALAADLQAGADNPFSVFLHSIPYLFYPILALFFVVLTIIMRREFGPMLQAERRAASGGGVTRPGSAPATSADGGLMQPDEDTPHRWPNAAVPVIVVVLGVIAGIWTSGAASLGEGDHTVWEVVGAADPYKSLLWGSMLGALTAVLLATGQRLLRAAEAMDAFVGGMRSMMLAMVILTLAWSIGDVTEALGTGPYLTGVLSESLPLWSLPALVTIVAAAVAFATGSSWGTMAILFPVVVPLAVNMGAGVGFAGGAGQTILLGAISSIMAGSIFGDHCSPISDTTVMSSLASACDHVDHVRTQLPYALLVAFVAIVVGDVASALGMPPWLSILIGIGVLIVALRTLGEPVDGGPLESSQDLAEEALEAV is encoded by the coding sequence ATGGAAATCATAGAGCCCGGCTGGCTCAGTATCTTGCCTCCCCTGGCGGCGATCGCCGCCGCCCTGGTGTTCCGGGAGGTCGTGATCTCCCTGTTCGCGGGGGTGTGGCTCGGCGCCCTTTTCCTCGCCGACTGGAACCCGTTCGCGGCCACGCTCCGCACCGTGGACCAGTTCCTCCTGGGGGCCCTGTTCGACGCCGACCACGTCGCGATCGTGATCTTCACCCTCCTGCTCGGGGGCATGGTGGGGGTGATGAGCCGGTCCGGAGGCACGCTGGGGATCGTCGAGGCGCTGCGGCCCTACGCCACCTCGCGCAGACGCGGCCAGTTCCTGACCTGGCTGGGCGGGCTAGTGATCTTCTTCGACGACTACTCCAACACGCTGATCGTAGGCAACACGTTCCGGCCGGTCACCGACAGGCTCAGTATTTCGCGCGAGAAGCTGGCCTACGTGGTCGATTCCACGGCCGCTCCCATGGCCGCCATCGCGGTGGTGAGCACCTGGGTCGGGTTCGAGATTTCGTTGATCGGGGAGGCGTTGGGCGCGGCGGCCACGCAGGCCACCGACGTGGCCCTCGCGGCGGACCTGCAGGCGGGCGCGGACAACCCGTTCAGCGTGTTCCTGCACTCGATCCCCTACCTGTTCTACCCAATCCTCGCGCTGTTCTTCGTGGTGCTCACGATCATCATGCGACGCGAGTTCGGGCCGATGCTCCAGGCGGAGCGTCGGGCGGCCTCGGGCGGCGGCGTGACGCGGCCCGGCTCGGCTCCCGCCACCAGCGCCGACGGCGGCCTGATGCAGCCCGACGAGGATACTCCCCACCGCTGGCCCAACGCCGCGGTTCCGGTCATCGTCGTCGTCTTGGGGGTGATCGCCGGCATCTGGACCAGCGGGGCGGCGAGCCTCGGCGAGGGCGACCACACGGTGTGGGAGGTGGTCGGCGCGGCCGACCCCTACAAGTCGCTGCTCTGGGGCTCCATGCTGGGCGCGCTCACGGCGGTTTTGCTCGCCACGGGCCAGCGCCTGCTGCGCGCCGCCGAGGCGATGGACGCGTTCGTCGGCGGCATGCGCTCGATGATGCTGGCGATGGTCATCCTGACGCTCGCGTGGTCGATCGGGGACGTCACCGAGGCGCTCGGGACGGGGCCGTATCTGACCGGAGTGCTCAGCGAGTCGCTGCCGCTGTGGTCGCTGCCCGCGCTCGTCACCATCGTCGCCGCAGCGGTGGCCTTCGCGACAGGGTCTTCGTGGGGCACGATGGCCATCCTCTTCCCCGTCGTGGTGCCGCTCGCGGTGAACATGGGCGCCGGCGTGGGCTTCGCCGGAGGCGCCGGTCAGACGATCCTGCTCGGGGCGATCAGCTCGATCATGGCCGGCTCGATCTTCGGCGACCACTGCTCGCCGATTTCGGACACCACGGTGATGAGCTCGCTCGCGTCGGCCTGCGACCACGTCGACCACGTGCGCACGCAACTGCCGTACGCGCTGCTGGTCGCGTTCGTGGCGATCGTGGTGGGCGATGTGGCGTCGGCTCTCGGGATGCCGCCGTGGCTGTCGATACTGATCGGTATCGGGGTCTTGATAGTAGCGCTGAGGACCCTGGGCGAGCCTGTCGATGGGGGCCCCCTGGAGTCGAGCCAGGATTTGGCCGAGGAAGCGCTGGAGGCGGTCTAG
- a CDS encoding Yip1 family protein codes for MDEYSQQEPPVQEEAASEAGLFEDLIDVFFNPRELFARRRDGKFWGGLITLVVLSAVLVYAAASAIGPVLQMEAIRLMAANPNVEPGTAPPGFLTNPVLQAGFGAVMTFISMFVLGLFIWAVGRILGGELGYGHGVAIGTFAAFPRLLAPIAEIVQSLFVDLNALTARAQLSLGPARFLDPETSSAVTQAIAGRLDLTVVWATILIGVGYVVTARLTRGKAATGAILIWGVATVLALGGAALSGG; via the coding sequence ATGGACGAGTACTCCCAGCAGGAGCCGCCGGTCCAGGAAGAGGCGGCTAGCGAAGCCGGCTTGTTCGAGGATCTGATCGACGTCTTTTTCAACCCGAGGGAGCTGTTCGCGCGTCGTCGGGACGGGAAATTCTGGGGCGGCCTCATCACCCTCGTCGTGCTGTCGGCCGTGCTCGTATACGCTGCGGCGAGCGCGATCGGCCCGGTCCTGCAAATGGAGGCTATCCGCCTCATGGCGGCCAACCCCAACGTCGAGCCCGGAACGGCGCCGCCAGGCTTCCTGACCAACCCGGTCCTGCAGGCTGGCTTCGGTGCGGTCATGACCTTCATCAGCATGTTCGTCTTGGGTCTGTTCATCTGGGCGGTGGGACGAATCCTCGGCGGTGAGCTCGGCTACGGTCACGGCGTGGCGATCGGCACCTTCGCCGCGTTCCCAAGGCTGCTCGCGCCCATCGCCGAAATCGTCCAGAGCCTCTTCGTGGACCTCAACGCTCTTACCGCGCGCGCCCAATTGTCGCTGGGGCCTGCCCGCTTCCTCGATCCGGAGACTTCCAGCGCCGTCACCCAGGCGATCGCGGGGCGGCTGGATCTCACGGTCGTGTGGGCCACCATCCTGATCGGCGTGGGTTACGTCGTCACCGCGCGCCTGACGCGGGGCAAGGCTGCCACCGGGGCGATCCTGATCTGGGGCGTCGCGACCGTGCTCGCGCTGGGCGGCGCCGCCCTCTCCGGGGGCTGA
- the tadA gene encoding tRNA adenosine(34) deaminase TadA, translating into MNAPPDGPVAAPFTPAEPQDAPWMERALEQARAAARAEEVPVGAVVVKDGRLLAEASNRTCTDADPTAHAEILALRLAGSRVGDWRLEGATLYVTLEPCAMCAGAAVLARLERVVYAAADPKAGMVGSLGCIPADPRLNHRPRLTRGVLAEEAGELLRGFFRERR; encoded by the coding sequence GTGAACGCACCCCCGGACGGACCCGTCGCCGCGCCGTTCACCCCCGCCGAGCCGCAGGACGCGCCGTGGATGGAGCGCGCCCTGGAACAGGCGCGGGCCGCGGCGCGCGCCGAGGAGGTGCCGGTGGGCGCCGTGGTCGTGAAGGACGGCCGCCTTCTGGCGGAGGCCTCCAACCGCACCTGCACCGACGCCGACCCCACCGCGCACGCCGAGATTCTGGCGCTGCGGCTGGCCGGCTCACGCGTGGGCGACTGGAGGCTGGAGGGCGCCACCCTCTACGTCACGCTGGAGCCGTGCGCGATGTGCGCGGGGGCCGCGGTGCTGGCGCGCCTCGAACGGGTGGTGTACGCGGCCGCCGATCCCAAGGCCGGAATGGTGGGATCGCTCGGCTGCATCCCCGCGGACCCGCGCCTCAACCATCGCCCGCGCCTGACCCGAGGCGTGCTCGCCGAGGAGGCGGGCGAGCTCCTGCGTGGCTTCTTCCGGGAGCGCCGGTGA